Proteins found in one Cricetulus griseus strain 17A/GY chromosome X, alternate assembly CriGri-PICRH-1.0, whole genome shotgun sequence genomic segment:
- the Rbm3 gene encoding RNA-binding protein 3, with product MSSEEGKLFVGGLNFNTDEQALEDHFSSFGPISEVVVVKDRETQRSRGFGFITFTNPEHASDAMRAMNGESLDGRQIRVDHAGKSARGSRGGAFGAHGRGRSYSRGGGDQGYGSGRYDSRPGGYGYGYGRSRDYSGRSQGGYDRYSGGNYRDNYDN from the exons ATGTCTTCTGAAGAAGGGAAGCTCTTCGTGGGAGGGCTCAACTTCAACACCGATGAGCAGGCACTTGAAGACCACTTCAGCAGCTTTGGGCCTATCTCTGAGG TGGTTGTTGTCAAGGACCGGGAGACTCAAAGATCCCGGGGTTTTGGCTTCATCACCTTCACCAACCCAGAGCATGCCTCAGATGCCATGAGAGCCATGAATGGAGAG TCCCTGGATGGGCGCCAGATCCGTGTGGACCATGCAGGCAAGTCTGCCCGGGGAAGCAGAGGGGGTGCCTTTGGGGCCCATGGGCGTGGTCGAAGCTACTCTAGAG GTGGTGGAGACCAGGGCTATGGAAGCGGAAGATATGACAGTCGACCTGGaggatatggatatggatatgggCGGTCCAGAGACTATAGTGGCAG AAGCCAGGGTGGTTATGACCGCTACTCAGGAGGAAATTACAGAGACAATTATGACAACTGA